A region from the Alnus glutinosa chromosome 5, dhAlnGlut1.1, whole genome shotgun sequence genome encodes:
- the LOC133869208 gene encoding putative glucose-6-phosphate 1-epimerase, which translates to MEEAAALQAASSLSLELAALTGRLHFYGGIPICFPHFGNCGSLEQHGFARNKIWAIDDNSQPLLPIDSNVKSFIDLLLKPSEEDLKCWPNMYELGSYALRVSLATDGDLTLTSRVRNVNGKPFSFSFAYHTDLSVSDINELRIEGLETFYYLDNLCRRERFTEQGDAITFESELDRAYLSSPNVIAVLDHEKNRTYVIRKDGLSDAVVWNPWEKKSKSMVDIGDEEYKQMVCVDGEAIEKPVTLKPGEEWAGPLQLSVVPSSFCKGYLNPLKFVVYGL; encoded by the exons CATTTCTACGGAGGAATACCAATTTGTTTCCCACAT TTTGGAAACTGTGGGTCACTGGAACAACATGGATTTGCAAGGAACAAGATTTGGGCAATTGATGATAATTCTCAACCCCTGCTCCCAATTGATTCCAATGTGAAATCCTTCATTGACCTACTACTTAAACCATCGGAAGAAGACCTAAAGTGCTGGCCCAATATGTATGAGCTTGGCTCCT atgctcttagggTGTCTCTTGCGACAGACGGAGATTTGACACTGACATCACGAGTTAGGAATGTCAACGGCAAGCCGTTTAGTTTCTCATTTGCCTATCACACAGACTTGTCAGTTTCTGACATAAA TGAACTAAGAATCGAAGGGTTGGAGACATTTTACTACCTAGACAATCTTTGCCGAAGAGAACGCTTTACAGAACAAGGAGATGCTATAACTTTTGAATCCGAG CTGGATCGAGCTTATCTTAGTTCTCCTAATGTAATCGCAGTCCTTGATCATGAaaaaaat cggACATACGTAATAAGAAAGGACGGACTTTCGGATGCCG TGGTTTGGAATCCTTGGGagaagaaatcaaaatcaatgGTAGACATTGGTGATGAGGAATACAAACAGATGGTTTGTGTTGATGGGGAAGCAATCGAGAAACCCGTCACTTTGAAGCCAGGCGAGGAGTGGGCAGGGCCGTTGCAGCTCTCGGTTGTGCCTTCCAGTTTCTGCA AGGGTTATCTCAATCCTTTAAAATTCGTAGTTTACGGGCTCtga